The following proteins are encoded in a genomic region of Cryptococcus neoformans var. neoformans JEC21 chromosome 2 sequence:
- a CDS encoding D-lactate dehydrogenase (cytochrome), putative, translating to MVPDMTEFNDKTGKMSRSESPSVERIYILLPVLQPTHTIGNTRMVHFPLSSSSAFIRRSRHLSRRNPTVQLPATTSRLFWRALSLSSRSPKYTTLTTSHISHIRKLLSSPSSVLSTLDGSATSDDLLPHNLDWMGKYLGQSKVLVKPKTVEEVSRIVKWCDENDVAIVPQGGNTGLVGGSTPIHDELILSLSSLNSIRSFDPVSGILIAEAGLILEKADSFLESRGFVFPLDLGAKGSCQIGGNVATNAGGLRLLRYGSLRGSVLGLEVVLPDGRIWDGLSGLRKDNTGYDLKQLFIGSEGSIGIITAVSILCPHRPRSTNVALFSLPSYAACLEVFSQAKQHLGEIMSAFEMFDNTAYEAVKKHGGAKKVFEKEGDFYCLIETGGSSAEHDSEKLTSLFDHLLSSSFILDGVLAQDSAQIHSLWQIRELCPESLSKAGKAYKYDLSVPVEKMYEVVERMRAHLKERGLLGGKVKYVAGFGHLGDGNLHLNVVAEGNEFSEEVQCIIEPFVYELVAEYNGSISAEHGLGSMKAPYISYSQTDTSIELMRRLKKLFDPKGIMNPYKFIL from the exons ATGGTTCCTGACATGACGGAATTCAACGACAAAACAGGGAAGATGTCACGTAGTGAGAGTCCGTCGGTCGAGAGGATATATATACTTCTACCCGTCCTTCAGCCCACGCACACCATCGGCAACACCAGGATGGTCCATTTCcccttgtcctcttcctctgctttcATCCGCAGGTCCCGACACCTTTCTCGTCGGAATCCTACCGTTCAATTACCTGCAACCACTTCTCGTCTCTTTTGGAGGGCTCTATCTCTCTCCTCAAGATCTCCAAAGTATACTACTCTCACCACCTCACATATTTCTCACATTCGAAAACTTTtgtcctctccatcctcggTCTTATCGACACTGGATGGTTCAGCAACATCAGACGATCTTTTACCTCACAATCTGGATTGGATGGGCAAATATTTAGGCCAGAGCAAGGTCCTTGTCAAGCCGAAAACGGTAGAAGAGGTCAGTCGGATAGTAAAGTGGTGTGACGAGAATGATGTGGCTATCGTTCCTCAGGGAGGGAATACAGGACTGGTAGGAGGTTCTACGCCTATTCATGACGAACTAATCTTGTCACTCTCCTCGCTCAACTCAATACGCTCTTTCGATCCAGTCTCTGGTATTCTCATTGCAGAAGCAGGGCTTATCTTAGAGAAAGCAGATTCATTTTTGGAATCCAGGGGCTTCGTATTCCCTCTTGACCTGGGTGCCAAGGGATCATGCCAGATAGGAGGCAATGTAGCTACCAATGCTGGAGGTTTAAGGCTGCTGCGTTACGGAAGTTTGAGAGGAAGTGTTTTGGGCCTGGAAGTAGTCTTGCCAGATGGCAGGATCTGGGACGGCTTGAGTGGTTTGAGGAAAGATAATACTG GCTATGACTTGAAACAGCTTTTCATAGGGTCTGAGGGCTCAATCGGCATAATCACCGCCGTATCTATCCTCTGTCCCCATCGGCCCCGCAGCACAAACGTCGCACTCTTCTCTCTACCATCTTATGCAGCCTGTCTTGAAGTATTTTCTCAAGCAAAACAGCATCTGGGAGAGATTATGTCGGCGTTCGAAATGTTTGACAATACTGCATACGAGGCTGTGAAGAAGCATGGGGGAGCAAAAAAGGtctttgaaaaagaaggagatttcTATTGTTTAATAGAAACAGGAGGAAGCTCAGCAGAGCATGACTCGGAG AAACTCACAAGCCTCTTCGACCACTTGCTATCCTCTTCGTTCATCCTTGATGGCGTATTGGCCCAAGACAGTGCTCAAATACATTCACTCTGGCAGATACGTGAATTATGTCCCGAATCACTAAGCAAAGCAGGCAAGGCGTACAAGTACGACCTCTCCGTTCCAGTTGAAAAAATGTATGAAGTTGtagagaggatgagggcaCATTtaaaggaaagagggcTCCTAGGCGGGAAAGTGAAATATGTGGCAGGTTTTGGCCATCTGGGTGATG GTAATCTCCATTTGAATGTGGTCGCAGAAGGGAACGAGTTCTCTGAGGAAGTGCAATGCATCATAGAGCCTTTCGTCTATGAGCTTGTAG CCGAATATAACGGTTCCATATCTGCTGAGCATGGTTTGGGCTCAATGAAGGCACCTTACATATCGTATTCTCAAACTGATACTTCTATCGAGTTGATGAGGCGGTTGAAAAAGCTTTTTGACCCAAAGGGAATCATGAACCCTTATAAATTCATTCTCTAG
- a CDS encoding expressed protein: protein MAAVTSTPTEVPQFQIVSKIDSIPVVHDSVAYAQSLINSNKLSAKLYETAVGVASKSYDVATPVLTRTKPLLESADGLAVATFDRAAATFPYPFKTPTEELIVVKQAKGVYDNKLHPAISGVIAKAASVNSAIGARASATIHTSQDLAHALLEQLRQITEHGVQLPSALFEGASKASNDVKEIVFAKEVSVQEKSNKFASYVLEQAKPLIEEIYNYVYTAKTKAAEKGNNTAEEASEASDKVADKANGGVEHVENGQ, encoded by the exons ATGGCCGCTGTTACCTCCACCCCTACCGAAGTTCCAC AATTCCAGATCGTCTCCAAGATCGACAGCATCCCTGTTGTCCACGACTCTGTCGCTTATGCCCA GAGCCTCATCAACTCCAACAAGCTCTCTGCGAAGCTTTATGAAACTGCCGTCGGTGTGGCTTCCA AAAGCTATGATGTTGCAACTCCCGTACTCACAAGGACTAAACCTCTGTTAGAATCTGCTGATGGCCTTGCTGTTGCAAC TTTCGACCGAGCGGCAGCCACCTTCCCCT ATCCTTTTAAGACTCCTACAGAGGAATTGATCGTTGTAAAGCAAGCCAAAGGTGTTTACGATAAT AAACTCCACCCTGCCATCTCTGGAGTAATTGCTAAGGCTGCTTCTGTAAATTCTGCTATTGGCGCCCGCGCCTCCGCCACTATCCATACTTCGCAAGACCTCGCCCACGCTCTTTTGGAGCAGCTTCGTCAAATTACTGAACATGGTGTCCAGCTTCCATCTGCGTTGTTCGAG GGTGCTTCAAAGGCCAGCAATGATGTAAAAGAGATCGTATTCGCCAAGGAAGTATCTGTTCAGGAAAAGTCAAATAAATTTGCGTCTTACGTTCTG GAACAAGCCAAACCTTTGATTGAGGAGATCTACAACTATGTCTACACTGCTAAG ACAAAGGctgcggagaagggaaaCAATACGGCTGAGGAAGCCAGTGAGGCTTCTGACAAGGTTGCTGACAAAGCCAACGGTGGCGTTGAACATGTCGAGAATGGCCAGTAA
- a CDS encoding expressed protein: MRALLLSRQSCQQLSTTLFGRPCLQLAKCLGHCTKRHTSTKAANNDWMTFLKPTSPSSPDPCGQALLFAGLGSYPHTPHAPTPSSLKIWEEASDALFSPDATIGYQPCGITDVGNIKGGLRSWVEGRSLDNLMKNPDVTAAFILTSSIAILASEQEKSGSNSLLPPRTTHLAGHGFIGTLTALVTAGRLDLATGVRLARIYASLPASPAGRSRTHLTTVLSARHFHSLSAPSFSVPPASLSYTPSDVFLHDSAETVDCDPDEAPKTPMPAQRRRAMQLILDEIHGLEREWIEQSDEGHEEWAAAGIINSSKVVVVTGTHHAVLQVIERLQQLNLANPVMDVHMPCPYHTKLMNHAVPKFKDVLERCHFVNKPGGPIILDPMTTHPIGRSATVLLPHLTAQLRWRKTLSRLCGTPVPEVGKFLTVGRGAKGLGIMLRGELRGRGQNAAPIVIEEMGVGPRDERLVRALRS; this comes from the exons ATGCGTGCGCTCTTGCTTTCACGCCAGTCTTGCCAGCAGCTGTCCACAACACTTTTCGGTCGGCCCTGTCTCCAACTTGCAAAATGCCTAGGTCACTGCACGAAAAGACATACATCCACCAAAGCTGCTAACAATGACTGGATGACCTTCCTCAAGCCAACATCCCCCTCTAGTCCCGACCCTTGTGGACAAGCTTTGCTGTTTGCAGGACTG GGATCATATCCACACACTCCTCACGCACCTACACCTTCTTCACTGAAGAtttgggaagaagcttcGGACGCCTTGTTTAGTCCTGATGCTACGATTGGGTATCAACCATGCGGGATCACAGACGTTGGGAACATTAAAGGAGGTCTTCGGAGCTGggttgaaggaagaagtttG GATAATCTCATGAAAAACCCAGACGTTACAGCTGCTTTCATCTTAACGTCTTCCATTGCCATTCTCGCCAGCGAGCAG GAGAAAAGTGGATCAAATAGCTTGCTACCTCCTAGAACAACACATCTTGCTGGGCATGGCTTCATAGGCACATTGACAGCCCTTGTGACTGCTGGACGACTAGACCTTGCTACTGGTGTTCGGCTAGCA CGTATATATGCTTCCCTCCCAGCATCACCGGCAGGCAGATCTCGGACTCATCTGACAACGGTCCTCTCCGCACGACACTTCCACTCACTTTCCGCACCCTCGTTCTCAGTACCCCCTGCATCTTTATCGTACACTCCCAGCGACGTTTTCTTACACGACTCGGCGGAAACCGTCGATTGTGATCCTGATGAGGCTCCTAAAACACCGATGCCAGCTCAAAGGCGCAGAGCTATGCAGTTGATCCTGGATGAGATCCATGGGCTTGAGAGGGAATGGATTGAACAAAGCGATGAAGGGCACGAAGAATGGGCAGCTGCAGGGATCATCAACAGTAGTaaagtggtggtggtgaca GGCACGCATCACGCCGTCCTACAAGTCATCGAGAGGCTTCAGCAGTTAAATCTTGCTAATCCTGTCATGGATGTTCATATGCCTTGCCCATATCACACGAAGCTCATGAACCACGCCGTTCCCAAGTTCAAAGATGTTTTAGAACGTTGTCACTTTGTGAATAAACCTGGAGGGCCTATTATACTGGATCCCATGACAACTCATCCG ATTGGACGATCTGCCACCGTTCTCCTTCCACACCTTACTGCTCAACTGAGATGGCGTAAAACTCTTTCTCGACTATGCGGGACACCGGTACCAGAAGTCGGCAAATTCTTGACTGTTGGCAGAGGCGCCAAAGGATTGGGCATCATGTTGAGAGGAGAGTTGAGAGGCAGAGGGCAAAACGCCGCTCCTATAGTgattgaggagatgggagtGGGACCAAGGGATGAGAGGCTCGTAAGGGCACTGAGGAGCTAA